In Leptolyngbya sp. NIES-2104, the genomic window CGACCATTGGACAGATTCCAAATGCACAGGCGTATAAATGAGAGCAAAAATCGAGAGTCCCAATAACACGCCCAACGTGCTGATGATGCCGATCGATAGCCATCGGCTTAACGGCGTATTGCGCCAACTTGCTACTACTCTTTCCATGCTCTTTTATCAACAGATTTTTGATAGTCTTTCCAGGTCTGGTTGAGGTCGCCTTGACGATAGGCGTTCCAGGCTGAATGTAAATAAGCTTGTGCAACAAAAGCAATACTCGGCTGTTGTACATATCTTTGTGATTCCACAATGCGATCGACGACTGCGGGCAACGCCTCAAATTCGCCTGCAACGGTTCTCGCCAGTAGAAGACCATACAACGCTTCTAAATGTCCTGGAAACACCTGAAGGGCTGCTTCAAAATACTTGGCTGATCCCCCAGGCAACCGACCGTCTCCGGGTCTACGATTCGTCAGACGCTCGAACTTATCAGGATCATTAAAGTAATCAATGCCTTGATTTAACAAGGTTGCTGCTAAATAACCGCGTACTAGAAATTGATTCGGTTCTGCTTCTAGCGATCGACGAAAAAAAGGTTCAGCTTTCTCAAAGTCGCCCATGCGATAGTTCTCTAGACCCTTGGCATAATCTAACAGCGCGGGATCAGGCGTTCCTGCGTAATAGCTTGCTTCTGCCATTCGCCGCAAAAAGTTACGATCGCCCTGTAAAGGAGGATACCAAGCTGTGATCGTGCGACTTCCCGTCAAGACTTCTGAATACAGCCCTTGTGCAAATGCAGTTTCAAGCTGATAGTTCAAAAGATTCGGTAACAGCAGCGAAGTCACTAATAAAATGAGCACAATCGCAAAACCAGGAAGCAACCGCAGCAGATCTTTAGAAAATGCCTGAAAGCGCCGCTCTTCTAATCCTAGGTACAATCCCATCAGTGCTAAGACTAGCCCAATGACAGCAAAGCTCCAACCCCGACCAACGTAGCCGAAGAAATTATCGCTGTAGCCTAGTGCTCTGGTGAGAAAGCCATCCCAGGACGAAAGTTGAAACAACCGATAATCGCGAATAATCAAGTAAGGCGGAACTCGAATAAATCCATTACGATCGCTTGATCGCGGTAATGCAATGTTCTGTTTCCACATCGATTGAACTTCAGAAAAGTTCCGCTCGATGTGACGAGTGACCTGCAAATCCTGGCTGTAATAAGCCGCACCTAGAAACCCTAACGTTGGCGACCAAGTGACGACAAAGTAAGGAAATAACAATGCCGCAATCAATCCAATCCAAAGCGGTGTTCGAGCCAGTCGTTTCAAATTTTTCCAAAACGCAAACATCAGCACTAAAAATGCAAATGCGATCGCACCAAGTCTTCCAAAATGCGACGGGAGCAAGTTCGCCCCAAACGCTGTCACTGCTTCTGGTGGCAAAGAATACCAGGGCTGTAGTCCGCCAAAACCGAGTATCAGACCCGCTCCCAAAAGAAAGAATCTCTCACTTTTGAACCGACCTAATCTGCTGCCGATGGAATCAAACACTTCGCGCATGGAGCTATCTCAGAATGTTGGTAAATACTGATTGATGAAATCAAACGCTAACTATTTGCCGGATTCATCTGCACTCGATCGCCTGGATTTAGCCCTCTCGGAGTCAAGATCACCCGATCTTGAGGACTCAACCCAGATAACACTTGCCGCCGATTTTCAAAGGTTCGACCCACCTTAATTTTTCTCACCACCGCTTGGTCATTTTCGACCACCATCACCATCGCTTCACCCGCAGATAAATGCGTAATCGCAGATTCAGGAAGGCTTGCCATCGATTTTTCTGGCACAAATTGAGCATAGCCCTGTAATCCAGGCGGCATCTGCAATTCATCAACCTGAATCCAAACGGAATAGGTATAACGGCGATCGATGCCCACTCTAGCTCTGCCCGATCGCGCTGCATTTGTCGTTACGGTCGGATTTACCTGTGTCACTTTTCCTTGAAAGACGCGCCCTGGATAAGCCACTAGTCGCACCTCAGCCACATCACCGACTTTAACGGTGTTCAATCGAGCTTGATCGACAAAGGCTTGAAACACAATGTTTTCAGTCAATGTAACCAGCGGTAACGGATTCCCCTGTGCGACTTCTCCACTATCGATGTTCAGTTGGCTAACGAGTCCATCTGTCGTGGCATAGAGCGTTGTGTTATTGAGATCCCGCAGTGCGTTTTGAAGCGCGATTTTGGCATTTTCCAGCGTTAATCGCGCATCATCGACTTCAGCACTCAAACTGTTCTGAGTTACTGCTAATAGCTTTTGAGCCTCGATGAGTTCTTTTTGCCGACTCGCATAGATGTCTTCACTGTTAAAGCGATCGAACTCGCTGACTGCACCTTGTCGC contains:
- a CDS encoding HlyD family secretion protein, with amino-acid sequence MIKLHPTASRFVLSMLLIAPLGVMGWLALSVLLPTLKNPSSSMFSSKIGYPSVQRLLGNSIGVETVSIAQEQRQDGIAAAGESVPLDEIQVRPVLTGPIQIEQVYVKEGQRVRKGQPLIQLQKAPYENAVSAARNQIAIAESKLIALQKELPTQVGGLSASVENANARSRIAQSKLDQINRLARQGAVSEFDRFNSEDIYASRQKELIEAQKLLAVTQNSLSAEVDDARLTLENAKIALQNALRDLNNTTLYATTDGLVSQLNIDSGEVAQGNPLPLVTLTENIVFQAFVDQARLNTVKVGDVAEVRLVAYPGRVFQGKVTQVNPTVTTNAARSGRARVGIDRRYTYSVWIQVDELQMPPGLQGYAQFVPEKSMASLPESAITHLSAGEAMVMVVENDQAVVRKIKVGRTFENRRQVLSGLSPQDRVILTPRGLNPGDRVQMNPANS